The following coding sequences are from one Triticum dicoccoides isolate Atlit2015 ecotype Zavitan chromosome 4A, WEW_v2.0, whole genome shotgun sequence window:
- the LOC119285554 gene encoding tRNA-specific adenosine deaminase TAD2-like isoform X1, producing the protein MSATAFMELALDQAKFALDNLEVPVGCVIVEDGKVIASGSNRTNATRNATRHAEMEAIDVLLQEWQSIGLDQTLVADKFAGCDLYVTCEPCIMCASALSILGVREVYFGCPNDKFGGCGSVMSLHESLSSDDLTGSQDTRSRGFKCTGGIMAEEAVALFRNFYEQGNPNAPKPHRPVRVDQQ; encoded by the exons ATGTCGGCTACTGCGTTTATGGAGCTGGCGCTCGACCAG GCCAAGTTTGCGCTGGACAACCTTGAGGTTCCTGTAGG ATGTGTGATTGTGGAGGACGGGAAGGTTATTGCCTCTGGTAGCAACAGGACCAATGCCACCCGGAAT GCTACAAGACATGCTGAGATGGAAGCAATCGATGTCCTTCTCCAGGAGTGGCAGAGTATTGGCCTTGACCAGACACTGGTCGCGGATAAGTTTGCAGGATGTGACCTCTATGTCACGTGCGAGCCATGCATAATGTGTGCATCAGCATTGTCGATACTAG GAGTCAGGGAAGTATACTTTGGGTGTCCGAATGATAAATTCGGGGGATGTGGATCAGTCATGTCACTGCATGAGAGCCTTTCGTCGGATGACTTAACAGG GAGCCAAGATACCAGATCAAGAGGTTTTAAATGTACTGGGGGGATAATGGCGGAAGAGGCAGTCGCTCTTTTTAGAAATTTCTATGAACAAGGAAACCCGAATG CACCGAAGCCACACAGACctgtccgagtggatcagcagtga
- the LOC119285554 gene encoding tRNA-specific adenosine deaminase TAD2-like isoform X2, with protein MSATAFMELALDQAKFALDNLEVPVGCVIVEDGKVIASGSNRTNATRNEWQSIGLDQTLVADKFAGCDLYVTCEPCIMCASALSILGVREVYFGCPNDKFGGCGSVMSLHESLSSDDLTGSQDTRSRGFKCTGGIMAEEAVALFRNFYEQGNPNAPKPHRPVRVDQQ; from the exons ATGTCGGCTACTGCGTTTATGGAGCTGGCGCTCGACCAG GCCAAGTTTGCGCTGGACAACCTTGAGGTTCCTGTAGG ATGTGTGATTGTGGAGGACGGGAAGGTTATTGCCTCTGGTAGCAACAGGACCAATGCCACCCGGAAT GAGTGGCAGAGTATTGGCCTTGACCAGACACTGGTCGCGGATAAGTTTGCAGGATGTGACCTCTATGTCACGTGCGAGCCATGCATAATGTGTGCATCAGCATTGTCGATACTAG GAGTCAGGGAAGTATACTTTGGGTGTCCGAATGATAAATTCGGGGGATGTGGATCAGTCATGTCACTGCATGAGAGCCTTTCGTCGGATGACTTAACAGG GAGCCAAGATACCAGATCAAGAGGTTTTAAATGTACTGGGGGGATAATGGCGGAAGAGGCAGTCGCTCTTTTTAGAAATTTCTATGAACAAGGAAACCCGAATG CACCGAAGCCACACAGACctgtccgagtggatcagcagtga
- the LOC119285553 gene encoding probable WRKY transcription factor 24: MSPVPSPNQSHLLGHGSRKEKRMRKVDTFAPHNDGHQWRKYGEKKINNCNFPRYYYRCTYKDNMNCPATKQIQQKDHSDPPLYQVTYYNEHSCNSAFLALTPTEFQLQTASGKAVSICFDSSGAQEPGANASSPSSSAAPRATPSESKNKPLALRSEALSSWAPGVVEQKTACADLQSCSTECQDAYISEDIDAGRFGSIRFFHFL, translated from the exons ATGTCTCCCGTGCCGAGCCCAAATCAATCACACCTTCTAGGCCATGGATCAAG GAAAGAGAAGCGCATGAGGAAGGTGGATACCTTTGCGCCGCACAACGACGGCCACCAATGGAGGAAGTACGGCGAGAAGAAGATCAACAACTGCAACTTTCCCAG GTACTACTACAGATGCACCTACAAAGACAACATGAACTGCCCGGCCACCAAGCAGATTCAGCAGAAAGATCACAGCGACCCCCCATTGTACCAAGTCACATACTACAACGAGCACTCATGCAACAGCGCCTTCCTTGCCCTCACTCCCACAGAGTTCCAGCTGCAGACCGCATCTGGAAAGGCAGTCTCCATCTGCTTTGATTCATCCGGGGCTCAGGAGCCGGGAGCCAATGCGAGCTCGCCTTCTTCGAGTGCGGCGCCACGCGCCACGCCTTCGGAGAGCAAGAACAAGCCCCTTGCGCTGCGTTCAGAGGCGCTTTCTTCCTGGGCCCCCGGCGTTGTGGAGCAAAAGACGGCCTGTGCTGATCTCCAGTCCTGCAGCACCGAGTGCCAAGATGCATACATTTCAGAAGACATAGATGCAGGGAGATTCGGTTCTATCAGATTCTTCCATTTTTTGTAA